A stretch of Cumulibacter manganitolerans DNA encodes these proteins:
- the paaA gene encoding 1,2-phenylacetyl-CoA epoxidase subunit PaaA gives MTAVHEPMHLTEEQQAHFDATIAAGEKIEPRDWMPEGYRKTLIRQIAQHAHSEIIGMQPEGNWLTRAPSLERKAILLAKVQDEDGHGLYLYAAAETLGMSRDEMLDLLHAGRQKYSSIFNYPTLTWADNGTIGWLVDGAAIVNQVSLCRTSYGPYARAMIRICKEESFHQRQGFSILLALCNGTPEQKEMAQESINRWWWPALMMFGPSDDESPNSKQNMAWGVKVASNDELRQKFIDMTVPQADVLGVTLPDPELRWNPETGHYDHGEIDWTEFKRILAGDGPCNAERIRVRKGAHDEGRWVREAATAYAAKQAARRGAEQTSDSRKDRA, from the coding sequence ATGACAGCCGTCCACGAACCCATGCACCTCACCGAGGAGCAGCAGGCCCACTTCGACGCCACGATCGCTGCCGGCGAGAAGATCGAGCCGCGGGACTGGATGCCGGAGGGCTACCGCAAGACGCTGATCCGGCAGATCGCGCAGCACGCGCACTCGGAGATCATCGGCATGCAGCCCGAGGGCAACTGGCTGACCCGCGCACCCAGCCTGGAGCGCAAGGCGATCCTGCTGGCCAAGGTGCAGGACGAGGACGGGCACGGCCTGTACCTGTACGCGGCCGCCGAGACCCTCGGCATGAGCCGCGACGAGATGCTCGACCTGCTGCACGCCGGCCGGCAGAAGTACTCGTCGATCTTCAACTACCCGACGCTGACCTGGGCCGACAACGGCACCATCGGCTGGCTGGTGGACGGCGCCGCGATCGTCAACCAGGTGTCGCTGTGCCGGACGTCGTACGGCCCGTACGCCCGCGCGATGATCCGGATCTGCAAGGAGGAGTCGTTCCACCAGCGGCAGGGGTTCTCCATCCTGCTGGCGCTGTGCAACGGCACCCCGGAGCAGAAGGAGATGGCGCAGGAGTCGATCAACCGCTGGTGGTGGCCGGCGCTGATGATGTTCGGCCCGTCGGACGACGAGTCCCCCAACAGCAAGCAGAACATGGCCTGGGGCGTGAAGGTCGCCTCGAACGACGAGCTGCGGCAGAAGTTCATCGACATGACCGTCCCGCAAGCCGACGTCCTCGGCGTCACGCTGCCCGACCCCGAGCTGCGGTGGAACCCCGAGACCGGGCACTACGACCACGGCGAGATCGACTGGACCGAGTTCAAGCGCATCCTCGCCGGCGACGGGCCGTGCAACGCCGAACGCATCCGGGTGCGCAAGGGCGCGCACGACGAGGGCCGCTGGGTCCGCGAGGCCGCCACGGCGTACGCCGCGAAGCAGGCCGCCCGGCGCGGCGCCGAGCAGACCTCTGATTCACGGAAGGACCGAGCATGA
- a CDS encoding cupin domain-containing protein, with amino-acid sequence MAEHDPALPCSMVPADQLQASDPTPGMSRQMALSTETMWSGTVDTEGGAVSGWHHHGDHDTTIYVVSGHMRLESGPGGETVVEAGPGDFIRVPAGAIHRESNPGDSTSRAVLVRCGTGTPTINVDGPAAAQ; translated from the coding sequence ATGGCCGAGCACGACCCAGCCCTGCCCTGCTCCATGGTGCCCGCCGACCAGCTGCAGGCCAGCGACCCCACCCCCGGCATGAGCCGCCAGATGGCGCTGAGCACCGAGACGATGTGGTCGGGCACCGTCGACACCGAGGGCGGCGCCGTCTCGGGCTGGCACCACCACGGCGACCACGACACCACCATCTACGTAGTCTCCGGCCACATGCGCCTCGAGTCGGGCCCCGGCGGCGAGACCGTCGTCGAAGCCGGTCCCGGCGACTTCATCCGCGTGCCGGCCGGCGCGATCCACCGCGAGTCCAACCCGGGCGACTCGACATCCCGCGCCGTCCTCGTGCGTTGCGGCACCGGCACCCCGACGATCAACGTCGACGGTCCCGCCGCCGCCCAGTAG
- a CDS encoding OPT family oligopeptide transporter: MSTPSRTATATKTTGIRELTIRGIVIGGLITLVFTAANVYLGLKVGLTFATSIPAAVISMAVLRYFANHSVKENNIVQTIASAAGTLSAIIFVLPGLVMVGWWAGFPYWVTLAVCFLGGTLGVMYSIPLRRALVTGSDLPYPEGVAGAEVLKVGDSSEGAEQNRRGLRVILAGGLGAAGFSLLSSMKVLGNELSTVFRVGSGGTMVGTSLSLALIGVGHLVGLTVGIAMIVGVVISFGILLPIRTAGAGGPLEETVASIFSSDVRFVGAGAIAVAAVWTLVKIGRPIVRGIKEAAVSARARRTGTTVEVTERDIPIHIVGVVIVASMLPIGLLLWWFMRGTALGGNTTTVVLISLLFVLLVGLVVASVCGYMAGLIGASNSPISGVGILVVILAALLIRLVYGPASGTELAGLVAFTLFTTAVVFSIGTISNDNLQDLKTGQLVGSTPWKQQVALIIGVLFGSAIIPPILELMHTAFGFQGAPGAGPDALAAPQAALISSLAKGVFGGSLNWSLIGLGALIGIVVIVVDELLGKRTGKLRLPPLAVGMGMYLPITLTVMIPIGALIGRFYDRWAERDGARVEGRKRLGVLLATGLIVGESLFGVVFAGIVAATGNDSPLAVVGDGFATWGRVLGVVVFAALVAFLYRRTRREAATVPAAGAGTEHATTATPQ, encoded by the coding sequence ATGTCCACCCCGAGCAGGACGGCGACCGCGACCAAGACGACCGGGATTCGCGAGCTGACGATCCGCGGCATCGTCATCGGCGGCCTGATCACGCTGGTGTTCACCGCCGCCAACGTGTACCTCGGCCTGAAGGTGGGTCTGACGTTCGCGACGTCCATCCCGGCCGCCGTCATCTCCATGGCGGTCCTGCGCTACTTCGCCAACCACTCCGTCAAGGAGAACAACATCGTCCAGACGATCGCGTCGGCGGCGGGGACGCTGTCCGCGATCATCTTCGTGCTTCCGGGCCTGGTGATGGTCGGCTGGTGGGCCGGGTTCCCGTACTGGGTGACCCTCGCCGTGTGCTTCCTCGGCGGCACACTCGGCGTCATGTACTCGATCCCGCTACGCCGCGCACTCGTGACCGGTTCGGATCTGCCCTACCCCGAGGGTGTGGCCGGCGCCGAGGTGCTCAAGGTCGGTGACAGCAGCGAGGGGGCCGAGCAGAACCGCCGCGGGCTGCGCGTGATCCTGGCCGGCGGCCTCGGCGCGGCCGGGTTCTCCCTGCTGTCGTCGATGAAGGTGCTCGGGAACGAGCTGTCCACCGTCTTCCGGGTCGGCAGCGGCGGGACGATGGTCGGCACCAGCCTGTCGCTGGCGCTGATCGGCGTCGGGCATCTCGTGGGGCTCACGGTCGGCATCGCGATGATCGTCGGTGTCGTCATCTCCTTTGGGATCCTGCTGCCGATCCGCACTGCGGGCGCGGGCGGCCCGCTCGAGGAGACCGTCGCGTCGATCTTCTCCAGCGACGTCCGCTTCGTCGGCGCCGGCGCCATCGCCGTCGCCGCCGTGTGGACCCTGGTCAAGATCGGGCGGCCGATCGTGCGCGGCATCAAGGAGGCCGCGGTGTCCGCGCGGGCCCGGCGTACCGGTACGACGGTCGAGGTGACCGAGCGCGACATCCCGATCCACATCGTCGGCGTCGTCATCGTCGCCTCGATGCTGCCGATCGGCCTGCTGCTGTGGTGGTTCATGCGCGGGACGGCGCTCGGCGGGAACACCACCACCGTTGTGCTCATCAGCCTGCTGTTCGTGCTGCTGGTCGGCCTCGTCGTCGCATCGGTCTGCGGCTACATGGCCGGCCTCATCGGTGCGTCGAACAGCCCGATCTCCGGCGTCGGCATCCTGGTGGTCATCCTCGCCGCCCTGCTGATCCGGCTGGTCTACGGCCCGGCGAGCGGCACCGAGCTCGCCGGCCTCGTCGCGTTCACGCTGTTCACCACGGCGGTGGTGTTCAGCATCGGCACGATCTCCAACGACAACCTGCAGGACCTCAAGACCGGCCAGCTCGTCGGGTCCACCCCGTGGAAGCAGCAGGTCGCGCTGATCATCGGCGTCCTGTTCGGCTCGGCGATCATCCCGCCGATCCTCGAGCTCATGCACACGGCCTTCGGCTTCCAGGGGGCACCGGGCGCCGGCCCGGACGCCCTCGCCGCACCGCAGGCGGCCCTCATCTCCTCGCTCGCCAAGGGCGTGTTCGGCGGCTCGCTGAACTGGAGCCTGATCGGCCTCGGCGCGCTGATCGGCATCGTGGTGATCGTTGTCGACGAGCTGCTCGGCAAGCGGACCGGCAAGCTGCGGCTGCCGCCGCTCGCCGTCGGCATGGGCATGTACCTGCCGATCACGCTCACCGTGATGATCCCCATCGGCGCGCTCATCGGCCGGTTCTACGACCGCTGGGCTGAGCGCGACGGCGCGCGCGTCGAGGGCCGCAAGCGGCTCGGCGTCCTGCTCGCCACCGGTCTCATCGTCGGGGAGAGCCTGTTCGGCGTGGTGTTCGCCGGCATCGTCGCGGCGACCGGGAACGACTCGCCGTTGGCCGTGGTCGGCGACGGATTCGCGACCTGGGGCCGGGTGCTCGGCGTCGTCGTGTTCGCCGCGCTCGTCGCCTTCCTCTATCGCCGGACCCGCCGAGAGGCGGCCACGGTCCCGGCAGCGGGCGCCGGAACGGAGCACGCGACGACCGCGACGCCGCAGTAG
- a CDS encoding cytochrome P450, with product MAPPPHRRARALLTTAGFLRELYAGKARVRWAAYVKRAPLARATLAPWRDDPYAQYELIRQRGVLVPGIDRDAVATVNHAMCKAVLRHRSFGTHGRESVGRDPEQFNLSLLEMDPPDHTRVRRVAAPAFTPRRMAAYGESITALVDRLVDEARTRGTFDLQKEIAAPLPISVISELLGVPDADYDVFIRYGAALGTALDGIQSLRHAREALQARGYLERMFTRLIEQRRTDPREDLLTVLAQNEGGAIRPEEMLPLCSLLLVAGFETTVNLIGNAVHQLLRHRDQWALLTADPSLAGRAIEETLRFDPPVQLTSRVCKEPTEIDGRSFRRGQWVVTVIGGANRDPAVFDDPGRFDIMRTDNADHLAFSSGIHYCIGAPLARLEAVSALRAIAERMPNLRLAGPVPMRGSTVIHGVRELPVTA from the coding sequence ATGGCACCACCGCCCCACCGGCGCGCGCGGGCGCTGCTCACGACGGCCGGCTTCCTCCGCGAGCTGTACGCCGGGAAGGCGCGGGTGCGTTGGGCCGCCTACGTCAAGCGAGCGCCGCTCGCCCGCGCGACGCTCGCGCCGTGGCGTGACGACCCCTACGCGCAGTACGAGCTGATCCGGCAGCGGGGCGTCCTGGTGCCCGGTATCGACCGCGACGCCGTGGCGACGGTGAACCACGCGATGTGCAAGGCGGTCCTGCGGCACCGCTCCTTCGGGACGCACGGGCGAGAGAGCGTCGGACGCGACCCGGAGCAGTTCAACCTGTCGCTGCTGGAGATGGACCCGCCGGATCACACCCGGGTGCGCCGGGTCGCCGCACCGGCGTTCACCCCGCGCCGCATGGCGGCGTACGGCGAGAGCATCACCGCCCTGGTCGACCGGCTCGTCGACGAGGCGCGGACCCGCGGCACCTTCGACCTGCAGAAGGAGATCGCGGCGCCGTTGCCGATCTCGGTGATCAGCGAGCTGCTCGGCGTGCCGGACGCCGACTACGACGTGTTCATCCGGTACGGCGCCGCCCTCGGCACGGCCCTCGACGGCATCCAGTCGCTGCGGCACGCCCGCGAGGCACTCCAGGCCCGCGGCTATCTCGAGAGGATGTTCACCCGGCTGATCGAGCAACGGCGTACCGACCCCCGCGAGGACCTGCTGACCGTCCTGGCGCAGAACGAGGGCGGCGCCATCCGTCCCGAGGAGATGCTGCCGCTGTGCAGCCTCCTGCTGGTCGCCGGCTTCGAGACGACGGTCAACCTCATCGGCAACGCCGTCCACCAGCTCCTGCGGCACCGCGACCAGTGGGCGCTGCTGACCGCCGACCCCTCGCTGGCCGGCCGGGCGATCGAGGAGACGCTTCGCTTCGACCCGCCGGTGCAGCTGACCTCCCGCGTGTGCAAGGAGCCGACCGAGATCGACGGCCGTTCCTTCCGCCGCGGCCAGTGGGTGGTGACCGTCATCGGCGGCGCCAACCGCGACCCGGCGGTGTTCGACGACCCGGGACGGTTCGACATCATGCGCACCGACAACGCCGACCACCTGGCCTTCTCCAGCGGCATCCACTACTGCATCGGCGCACCGCTGGCCCGGCTGGAGGCCGTCTCGGCGTTGCGGGCGATCGCCGAGCGGATGCCGAACCTCCGGCTGGCGGGGCCGGTGCCGATGCGCGGCTCGACGGTGATCCACGGCGTCCGCGAGCTGCCCGTCACCGCCTGA